From the genome of Paracoccus seriniphilus, one region includes:
- a CDS encoding PD-(D/E)XK motif protein — MPDGARKIWSRLRSSEGGDGKLEVPSLSTRVETGFGPALYAIGPSGEPRLLVPFGKITPPKDLGSGPNLFAGVSTFKMDSRSVSFIDLMVTDRKLDNVFVELAGEILKRLREGQAPTKAVSGTISDFRALLMGRGRKDPSSAEVMGLVGELLILKRIVDLKPGAISSWTGPFGQRHDFRSGARAIEVKTSGRADAGHLGINGILQLDPPEGGTLLLTHVRLERAEEGTLSVSGLCKSIIEAGADSHRLTEALGKLGCDAPDDDRWNRTRFSFEGLDIYRVEPGFPRLTPDDFLAGVLPAGVAKLSYEIDLSHARDFLVPHEDMEKLLKGFPE, encoded by the coding sequence ATGCCTGACGGTGCGCGGAAAATCTGGAGCCGTTTGAGGTCCAGCGAGGGCGGCGACGGAAAGCTCGAGGTGCCAAGTCTGAGCACCCGGGTCGAAACGGGATTCGGTCCGGCACTCTATGCCATTGGTCCATCTGGCGAACCCCGTTTGCTTGTGCCATTTGGAAAAATCACTCCGCCGAAGGATCTGGGATCGGGGCCGAACCTCTTCGCTGGCGTCAGCACATTCAAGATGGATAGCCGCTCGGTATCCTTTATTGACTTGATGGTTACCGACCGGAAGCTCGACAATGTATTTGTAGAGCTGGCAGGTGAAATCCTCAAAAGACTGCGCGAAGGCCAGGCTCCAACTAAGGCCGTGTCGGGAACGATATCGGATTTCCGGGCACTGCTGATGGGCCGGGGCCGGAAGGACCCGTCGTCGGCAGAGGTCATGGGGTTGGTCGGCGAGTTGCTGATCCTGAAACGGATTGTGGATCTGAAGCCTGGCGCCATTTCATCGTGGACGGGGCCCTTCGGCCAGCGACACGACTTCCGGAGCGGTGCTCGTGCGATCGAGGTGAAGACGTCGGGACGTGCGGATGCCGGGCATCTGGGCATCAACGGGATACTGCAACTCGATCCGCCGGAAGGGGGCACACTTCTTCTGACGCACGTTCGCTTGGAAAGGGCGGAGGAGGGTACACTGTCTGTATCCGGTCTATGCAAGTCGATCATCGAGGCCGGTGCTGATTCTCACCGTCTGACCGAGGCTCTGGGCAAGTTGGGGTGCGACGCGCCTGATGACGACAGGTGGAACCGCACGCGTTTCTCTTTCGAAGGCTTGGACATCTATCGCGTAGAGCCGGGGTTTCCGCGACTGACGCCCGATGATTTCTTGGCCGGTGTCTTGCCGGCAGGTGTCGCAAAGCTTTCTTATGAAATTGATCTTTCGCATGCTCGCGACTTCCTTGTTCCCCACGAAGATATGGAAAAGTTGCTAAAAGGATTTCCGGAATGA
- a CDS encoding Z1 domain-containing protein, with protein MTASPQVLKFEKEIRDRKSNYDNLEQVAAAVRENLESWGMSFTEQMISDLDEAVERVRATEQDVVILRKNSIIADREKWYDGPRGNDRHWPALHAYLLNTKGWAEETIRSLDEASNEVVSLLDNPAKEQFRCRGLVVGYVQSGKTANMTAVMAKAVDAGYNLIIVLGGVTNKLRKQTQDRFAKDVVGRHRHLWELYTTSDETGDFSHPANGAFTMPHEGHAQLIVMKKEVSRLSALCKTISKTPKIVMDRLKVLLIDDECDQASVNSSRGDFDMTRINEAIRQVLAVLPAVSYVGYTATPFANVFIDPFPYNQDELDDLYPADFITALEKPIGYFGAEEVFGSDSAEEENEGRDMVRLLDKDDPDLIRPTRNDEKESFRPAMTQSLQNAIMWFLASCAIRRSRGDQDKHMSMLVHSSQYVAQHDYMSALISDWIERHGPEIVSGTGEIGSRFDKLYLDEVERTAPSGKERIPESLETVRRYLPDVLEALTFPVENGKSVRRLDYENGPVTCIVVGGTVLARGLTLEGLSVSYFLRTSKQYDTLLQMGRWFGYRPGYDDLPRLWTTADLIANFRALARIEEEIRENIAEYKRRNLTPMQFAVKVRAIPGMAITSAAKMKHVHRTSMSYDGQHVQTIRFDHLKADVLRGNWRAAANLVDACFEEAADRSDEKGHVLFRQVPFETVRCFFVATEICAEHMDLKKPHLLGYLDEVEEILGPWNVAIMQPRSDTVSTKELGKLGQVRTIRRSRLAASPDHYADIKALMSKRDILVDAELGRIADFDGKEDWTNFKNLRPKVPLLLLYPINAKSPPKGSSKTRVALDAVEDVMGFGIVFPGQKDRSGGYFAVELDAPATDQFEEDELEEIGEPLESGDA; from the coding sequence ATGACCGCTTCACCACAGGTTCTCAAGTTCGAAAAGGAAATCCGAGATCGCAAGTCGAACTACGACAACTTGGAACAGGTTGCAGCGGCAGTAAGAGAGAACCTCGAGAGCTGGGGCATGAGTTTCACCGAGCAGATGATCTCGGACCTCGACGAGGCAGTGGAGAGGGTGCGAGCAACGGAGCAGGATGTCGTAATCCTCCGGAAGAACTCCATAATCGCGGATCGGGAGAAGTGGTATGACGGTCCTCGAGGCAACGATCGTCATTGGCCCGCACTTCACGCCTATCTGCTGAACACGAAAGGCTGGGCCGAAGAGACGATCCGGTCGCTGGATGAAGCGTCCAATGAAGTGGTTTCACTTCTCGACAACCCCGCGAAGGAGCAGTTCCGATGCCGTGGACTCGTGGTCGGTTATGTCCAATCTGGCAAGACGGCCAACATGACGGCTGTGATGGCGAAGGCTGTTGATGCTGGCTACAATCTGATCATCGTGCTGGGCGGGGTGACAAACAAGCTCAGGAAGCAGACCCAAGATCGCTTTGCCAAGGACGTGGTCGGACGACATAGGCACCTGTGGGAGCTGTATACCACCAGCGATGAAACTGGAGACTTCAGCCACCCGGCGAATGGCGCCTTTACCATGCCGCATGAAGGTCACGCACAGCTCATCGTGATGAAGAAGGAGGTCAGTCGCCTTAGCGCCCTTTGCAAGACGATCAGCAAGACGCCGAAAATCGTCATGGACAGATTGAAGGTTCTGCTGATTGATGACGAATGTGACCAAGCATCCGTCAACTCATCGCGGGGAGACTTCGACATGACCCGGATCAATGAAGCGATCCGGCAGGTCTTGGCTGTGCTGCCGGCGGTTTCATATGTCGGATATACTGCGACCCCGTTCGCGAATGTTTTCATCGACCCGTTTCCCTACAATCAGGACGAACTGGACGACCTTTATCCTGCCGACTTCATCACCGCGCTCGAAAAGCCGATCGGTTATTTCGGGGCAGAAGAGGTTTTCGGAAGCGACTCGGCCGAGGAGGAGAACGAGGGGCGCGACATGGTGCGGCTTCTCGACAAGGACGACCCGGACTTGATCAGACCAACCAGAAACGACGAGAAAGAGAGTTTCCGACCGGCCATGACGCAAAGCCTCCAGAACGCGATCATGTGGTTCCTCGCAAGCTGCGCCATCCGCCGATCACGGGGTGATCAGGACAAGCATATGTCCATGCTGGTTCATTCGTCGCAATACGTGGCCCAGCACGATTACATGTCCGCCCTGATCAGTGACTGGATCGAAAGGCACGGTCCGGAGATCGTCTCGGGTACAGGGGAAATCGGATCGAGGTTCGACAAGCTGTATCTTGATGAGGTGGAGCGGACAGCTCCCTCCGGCAAGGAGCGCATTCCTGAAAGCCTGGAGACGGTTCGAAGGTATCTGCCAGATGTGCTCGAGGCACTGACTTTTCCGGTCGAGAACGGGAAAAGCGTTCGGCGTCTCGACTACGAGAACGGTCCTGTCACCTGTATCGTTGTCGGCGGCACGGTTCTTGCGCGTGGCTTGACGCTGGAGGGGCTATCGGTTTCCTATTTTCTTAGGACGTCGAAGCAATACGATACACTCCTTCAGATGGGGCGCTGGTTCGGATACCGACCTGGCTATGACGACCTCCCCAGATTGTGGACAACCGCAGACCTGATCGCGAACTTCCGGGCGTTGGCAAGAATCGAGGAGGAAATCAGGGAAAACATCGCTGAATACAAACGCCGCAATCTGACCCCGATGCAGTTTGCCGTGAAGGTGCGGGCGATACCTGGCATGGCCATAACATCAGCGGCGAAGATGAAGCACGTGCATCGAACGAGCATGAGCTACGATGGTCAGCATGTTCAGACGATCCGTTTCGATCACCTGAAAGCGGATGTTCTGAGAGGCAACTGGCGCGCGGCGGCTAATCTCGTCGACGCCTGCTTCGAGGAAGCTGCGGACAGGTCGGACGAAAAGGGCCACGTTCTATTCCGGCAGGTGCCTTTCGAAACCGTCCGGTGCTTCTTCGTGGCAACCGAAATCTGTGCCGAGCACATGGACTTGAAGAAACCTCACCTTCTCGGCTACCTCGATGAGGTGGAAGAGATTCTCGGACCATGGAACGTTGCCATCATGCAGCCCCGGAGCGACACGGTGTCGACCAAAGAACTCGGTAAACTGGGGCAAGTCCGCACGATACGGCGTTCGCGACTGGCTGCATCGCCTGATCACTATGCGGACATCAAGGCGCTCATGTCCAAGCGGGACATTCTTGTGGATGCGGAGCTTGGGCGCATCGCGGACTTCGACGGCAAGGAAGACTGGACGAACTTCAAGAACCTTCGGCCCAAAGTGCCACTACTCCTGCTCTACCCGATCAATGCCAAATCTCCTCCGAAGGGTTCATCGAAGACGCGTGTAGCCCTCGATGCGGTCGAGGATGTGATGGGTTTTGGTATCGTTTTCCCGGGACAAAAGGATCGCTCAGGCGGGTACTTCGCCGTCGAATTGGATGCGCCGGCCACGGATCAATTTGAAGAGGACGAACTCGAAGAAATCGGCGAACCACTGGAGTCGGGAGATGCCTGA
- a CDS encoding ATP-binding protein → MKFLHVADLHLDSPLRTQAARDSAMGETARRIEETRKTREKFEAERESQARSAQRASEEIATVFRGQKIAPGDDPLSALRRCLDRDGLRTEIAELNAERARAAEGFDADALSAEEAEIDPCRTDTLREAVEDTETDREEAIGRRGEARQALNAALGTAGGVDLGQARAALLEELREAARRAAETWIGLMAASGALRRLRENRRGPMLESAQRAFTRMIGGEWPQLEAQPTGAGERLVGIRDGQPVAADAMSTGTRGRLYLALRVAGHADFTARYGALPFLTDDILETFDDTRAAAALSLTAEMGQTGQAIMFTHHRHLVDLGREVIPDVHVVELE, encoded by the coding sequence ATGAAGTTCCTGCACGTGGCGGACCTCCATCTCGACTCCCCGCTCAGGACCCAGGCGGCGCGCGACAGCGCGATGGGCGAAACCGCCCGCCGGATCGAGGAGACCCGCAAGACGCGCGAAAAGTTCGAGGCGGAGCGCGAGAGCCAGGCCCGCTCGGCGCAGCGGGCCTCCGAAGAGATCGCTACCGTCTTCCGGGGCCAGAAGATCGCTCCCGGGGACGACCCGCTGAGCGCCCTGCGCCGCTGTCTGGACCGGGACGGGCTACGAACCGAGATCGCGGAACTGAATGCAGAGCGCGCCAGGGCCGCCGAAGGGTTCGATGCCGACGCGCTATCCGCCGAGGAGGCCGAAATTGACCCGTGCCGCACCGACACTTTGCGCGAGGCCGTGGAGGATACGGAGACGGACCGGGAGGAGGCCATCGGCAGACGGGGCGAGGCGCGGCAGGCGCTGAACGCCGCGCTCGGCACCGCCGGCGGCGTGGACCTGGGGCAGGCGCGGGCCGCCCTTCTGGAAGAGCTGCGCGAGGCCGCGCGCCGTGCCGCCGAAACCTGGATCGGGCTGATGGCGGCCTCGGGCGCGCTTCGCCGTCTGCGTGAGAACCGTCGTGGCCCGATGCTCGAGTCCGCCCAACGCGCCTTCACGCGCATGATCGGTGGGGAATGGCCGCAGCTGGAGGCGCAGCCGACGGGGGCGGGCGAGCGGCTCGTCGGCATCCGCGACGGCCAGCCGGTCGCCGCCGACGCCATGTCCACCGGCACGCGTGGCCGGCTCTACCTGGCACTGCGGGTGGCCGGCCATGCCGATTTCACCGCCCGCTACGGGGCGCTCCCGTTTTTGACCGACGACATCCTCGAAACTTTCGACGACACCCGCGCGGCCGCGGCTCTGTCACTGACCGCCGAGATGGGGCAGACCGGACAGGCGATCATGTTTACTCATCACCGGCACCTCGTCGACCTGGGGCGCGAGGTGATCCCTGACGTGCATGTCGTGGAACTCGAATGA
- a CDS encoding WYL domain-containing protein — protein MPQAPLRSSGPFARRHAILSGTPDRGRRRGIARSAGVRLPPGAPRRDGHALARRVDRGAARALEAQGLIPRCTGRPAEGTARRALRPSSGNPPLLGTRRYLVARPAVGDGIMLRYRLDRIETAEITAENFRRDLDFDLAAYASRAFGSYYGDDEYGPVTWRFSPEATATARQFVFHPDQSITEEPDGSLIVRFEASGHLEMAWHLYMRGNQVEVLEPAALREMVHDHRRADFPALPRPDYPTPCSNEQKSNALGVT, from the coding sequence ATGCCCCAAGCGCCTCTGCGCTCTTCGGGACCGTTTGCTCGCCGCCATGCCATCCTCTCTGGCACGCCGGACCGAGGCCGACGCCGAGGCATTGCTCGAAGCGCAGGGGTTCGCCTCCCGCCCGGGGCCCCGCGTCGTGACGGACACGCACTTGCTCGGCGTGTTGACCGAGGCGCTGCGCGCGCCTTGGAGGCTCAGGGTCTCATACCGCGGTGCACGGGACGACCGGCCGAGGGAACGGCTCGTCGAGCCCTACGGCCTTCTTCTGGGAACCCGCCGCTATTGGGAACCCGCCGCTATCTTGTGGCGCGCCCCGCGGTCGGTGATGGCATCATGCTCCGCTACCGCCTCGATCGGATCGAGACCGCCGAGATCACGGCAGAGAACTTCCGCCGCGATCTCGACTTCGATCTCGCCGCATATGCCTCCCGCGCCTTCGGGTCCTATTACGGTGATGACGAATACGGCCCCGTTACTTGGCGTTTCTCCCCGGAGGCGACAGCAACGGCTCGGCAGTTTGTCTTTCATCCCGACCAATCGATAACCGAAGAGCCAGACGGCTCTCTAATCGTTCGATTTGAGGCCTCCGGGCACTTAGAAATGGCTTGGCATCTTTACATGCGGGGCAACCAGGTAGAAGTCTTGGAGCCTGCGGCCTTGCGGGAAATGGTGCACGACCACCGGCGTGCGGATTTCCCAGCTTTGCCTCGACCCGACTATCCTACACCATGTTCCAACGAACAGAAATCAAATGCCCTCGGCGTAACCTAA
- the tig gene encoding trigger factor — translation MQVKETQNEGLKRGYQLTLPAADLAATVDAKLKEAQPEIEMKGFRKGKVPMAMLKKQFGPRVMGDAMQEAIDGALRKHLEESGDRPAAQPKVEMEDGENWKEGDDVVVNVSYEALPEIPEVDLSKLSLERLTVPAEEAAVTEALENLAKSAQNFEDRRKGSKAKDGDQVVIDFKGFVDGEAFEGGEAEDYPLVLGSNSFIPGFEAQLVGAKFDEEIKVEVKFPEEYGAEHLAGKDAVFECKIKAVKAPKPAEIDDELAKKFGAEDLDGLKKQITERLEAEYAGAARAIMKRGLLDQLDEQVKFELPESLVEAEAQQIAHQLWHEEHPEVEGHNHDAIEPSDEHKKLAERRVRLGLLLAEIGQKAEVTVTDQEMTQAVMQAARQYPGQERAFFEFIQQNQAAQQQLRAPLFEDKVVDHIAEQATVEEKKVTKEELEKAIEALDEI, via the coding sequence ATGCAGGTCAAGGAAACCCAGAACGAAGGTCTGAAGCGGGGCTATCAACTTACCCTGCCAGCCGCCGACCTGGCCGCGACGGTCGACGCCAAGCTGAAAGAGGCGCAGCCCGAAATCGAAATGAAGGGCTTCCGCAAGGGCAAAGTCCCGATGGCGATGCTGAAAAAGCAATTCGGCCCGCGCGTCATGGGCGATGCCATGCAAGAGGCCATTGATGGCGCTCTGCGCAAGCATCTGGAAGAATCGGGCGACCGCCCGGCCGCCCAGCCCAAAGTCGAAATGGAAGATGGCGAGAACTGGAAAGAAGGCGACGATGTCGTCGTCAATGTTTCCTACGAAGCTCTGCCGGAAATCCCCGAAGTCGATCTGAGCAAGCTGTCGCTTGAGCGTCTGACCGTTCCCGCCGAAGAAGCTGCGGTGACCGAAGCGCTGGAAAACCTTGCGAAATCGGCTCAGAACTTCGAGGACCGCCGCAAGGGCAGCAAAGCCAAGGATGGCGATCAGGTCGTGATCGACTTCAAGGGCTTTGTCGATGGCGAAGCTTTCGAAGGTGGCGAAGCCGAGGACTATCCGCTGGTGCTGGGCTCCAACAGCTTCATTCCGGGCTTTGAAGCGCAGCTTGTCGGCGCCAAGTTCGACGAAGAGATCAAGGTCGAAGTCAAATTCCCCGAGGAATATGGCGCCGAACATCTGGCCGGCAAGGACGCCGTGTTCGAATGCAAGATCAAGGCGGTCAAGGCCCCCAAGCCTGCCGAGATCGATGACGAACTGGCCAAGAAATTCGGTGCGGAAGATCTGGACGGTCTGAAAAAACAGATCACCGAGCGTCTGGAAGCCGAATATGCCGGTGCAGCACGTGCGATCATGAAGCGCGGCCTGCTGGATCAGCTGGACGAGCAGGTCAAGTTCGAACTGCCCGAATCGCTGGTCGAAGCCGAAGCGCAGCAGATCGCGCATCAGCTGTGGCATGAAGAGCATCCCGAGGTCGAAGGCCACAATCACGACGCCATCGAGCCGAGTGATGAGCACAAGAAACTGGCCGAGCGCCGGGTCCGTCTGGGCCTGCTGCTGGCCGAAATCGGTCAGAAAGCCGAAGTCACCGTGACCGATCAGGAAATGACACAGGCCGTCATGCAGGCCGCACGTCAGTATCCGGGTCAGGAACGCGCATTCTTCGAATTCATCCAGCAGAACCAGGCTGCACAGCAACAGCTGCGCGCACCTCTCTTTGAGGACAAGGTCGTTGACCATATCGCTGAACAGGCGACCGTCGAAGAAAAGAAGGTGACCAAGGAAGAGCTGGAAAAAGCAATCGAAGCTCTGGACGAGATCTGA
- a CDS encoding DUF1489 family protein produces the protein MTAPLNLIKLCVGAEGPEDLERWQDMRFGDGPAVHVTRMWPKREAELLDGGSIYWVFKGVLLARQKILRLDESFGEDGIRRCALVLDRELHRVSAVPRRPFQGWRYLAGEDAPPDLPKGRESEDPLPAEIAAALAQMGLV, from the coding sequence ATGACCGCCCCATTGAACCTGATAAAACTCTGCGTCGGCGCCGAAGGCCCCGAGGATCTGGAACGCTGGCAAGATATGCGGTTCGGGGACGGCCCGGCCGTTCATGTCACCCGGATGTGGCCCAAGCGCGAGGCAGAGCTGCTGGATGGCGGTTCGATCTATTGGGTATTCAAGGGTGTTCTTCTGGCACGGCAGAAGATCCTGCGGCTGGATGAAAGCTTTGGCGAGGATGGCATTCGCCGCTGTGCGCTGGTTCTGGACCGCGAGTTGCACCGTGTCTCGGCCGTGCCGCGCCGCCCCTTTCAGGGCTGGCGCTATCTGGCCGGAGAGGACGCACCGCCCGATCTGCCCAAGGGCCGCGAATCCGAAGACCCCCTGCCGGCCGAGATTGCCGCCGCACTGGCGCAGATGGGGCTTGTCTGA
- a CDS encoding iron-containing alcohol dehydrogenase, producing MTTAFSFATATEILFGRGQADGAAARIHALGQKLLLVRGRGEGRSRNLVQELVALGCEIVEFPVPGEPEMSLIEQGVRQARQAGVQAVVALGGGAAIDAGKAIAALVPATRPLMDHLEVVGLGLPLDCPPLPFVAMPSTAGTGAEVTRNAVIGVPRHRRKVSLRDPSMLPRLAIVDPALTDGCPRDVTLASGLDAITQVIEPYVCTRANPMTDALCRDAIPRGLAAIQRLMQGEDAAARDEMAWVSLCGGLALANSGLGAVHGLAGPLGGLTKAPHGAICGVLLPHVLRANRRAAGDPALIARLDQVAGWINAGFGGQGGDMEAAVTRLIQFSQDSGLLSLGALGVDEEAIEGAARAAASSSSMKANPAMLSADDLRDIMRAAG from the coding sequence ATGACCACCGCATTTTCTTTTGCCACCGCCACGGAAATCCTGTTCGGGCGCGGTCAGGCCGATGGCGCTGCTGCGCGGATTCATGCCCTGGGGCAGAAGCTGCTGCTGGTGCGCGGTCGGGGTGAAGGCCGCAGCCGCAATCTGGTGCAAGAGCTGGTCGCACTTGGCTGCGAGATCGTCGAATTTCCGGTGCCCGGCGAGCCTGAAATGTCCTTGATCGAACAAGGCGTCCGGCAGGCCCGTCAGGCCGGGGTTCAGGCTGTCGTTGCCCTGGGAGGTGGTGCGGCCATTGATGCAGGCAAGGCGATTGCCGCGCTGGTGCCTGCGACCCGGCCTCTGATGGATCATCTTGAGGTCGTCGGGCTGGGCCTGCCGCTGGATTGCCCGCCGCTTCCCTTTGTTGCCATGCCTTCGACCGCCGGAACCGGGGCCGAGGTCACGCGCAACGCCGTCATTGGTGTTCCCCGGCACAGGCGCAAGGTCAGCTTGCGCGACCCGAGCATGTTGCCGCGTCTGGCGATTGTGGATCCTGCCTTGACCGATGGCTGCCCGCGCGACGTGACGCTGGCCTCGGGACTGGATGCGATCACCCAGGTGATCGAACCCTATGTCTGCACCCGCGCCAATCCTATGACCGACGCATTGTGCCGTGACGCGATTCCACGTGGCCTGGCTGCGATCCAGCGGTTGATGCAGGGCGAAGATGCTGCCGCACGGGACGAGATGGCATGGGTCAGCCTGTGTGGCGGGCTGGCGCTGGCCAATTCCGGTCTGGGGGCGGTGCATGGGCTGGCCGGTCCCCTGGGCGGGCTGACCAAAGCGCCGCATGGCGCGATCTGCGGCGTGCTGCTGCCTCATGTGCTGCGCGCCAATCGGCGTGCCGCAGGCGATCCGGCCCTGATCGCGCGGCTGGATCAGGTCGCCGGCTGGATCAATGCTGGATTCGGCGGGCAGGGGGGGGACATGGAAGCCGCAGTCACAAGGCTGATCCAGTTCTCGCAGGATTCGGGGCTGTTGTCGCTTGGCGCATTGGGCGTCGATGAAGAGGCGATCGAGGGCGCAGCACGGGCCGCCGCCAGCTCATCCTCCATGAAGGCCAATCCGGCCATGTTGTCGGCGGATGATCTGCGCGACATCATGCGTGCCGCCGGCTAG
- a CDS encoding 6,7-dimethyl-8-ribityllumazine synthase, translating to MKTNTTTPRIAFIKARWHADIVDRAHDGFTAEAKSLLPNAVIDAFDVPGAFEMPLLAKKLAKTGKYDAIVAAAFVVDGGIYRHDFVAGAVVTGLMNVGLETEVPCFSVSLTPHNYQEVDALTGFYREHFIKKGAEAAEAVRQVLELDAALAAEDRAAVA from the coding sequence ATGAAGACCAATACCACCACTCCCCGTATCGCTTTCATCAAGGCACGCTGGCACGCGGATATCGTCGACCGCGCCCATGACGGTTTTACCGCCGAGGCAAAGTCGCTGCTGCCCAATGCCGTGATCGATGCCTTTGATGTGCCCGGCGCCTTTGAAATGCCGCTGCTGGCCAAGAAACTGGCCAAGACCGGAAAATATGACGCCATCGTCGCGGCTGCCTTCGTGGTGGATGGCGGGATCTACCGGCATGATTTCGTCGCGGGCGCGGTCGTGACGGGCCTGATGAATGTCGGGCTGGAAACCGAAGTGCCCTGTTTCTCGGTCTCTCTGACGCCCCACAACTATCAAGAGGTTGACGCGCTGACGGGCTTTTATCGCGAGCATTTCATCAAGAAAGGTGCCGAAGCTGCCGAAGCCGTGCGTCAGGTGCTGGAACTTGATGCCGCGCTGGCAGCCGAGGATCGCGCCGCCGTTGCATGA
- a CDS encoding ABC transporter permease has protein sequence MSCTQTIADYALRSIGIGERLLPRSDFTLCQQFTLIGSGLIWNLYFAILALFIGFFLANALAIAKASRNPWLRKPADAFIFLFRGSPLFIQFFLAYEALVMLPRAGIEIFGFTVATSWLTKAWAGALIVLVLNTSAYSAQIFHGALMSVPKGDIEAADAYGLTGWKKFRKVIWPTMMRLAWPSYTNEAIFLFHATALVYFSGFPAFQQRGDSLYYASYFADKTFNPFVAYPIVAGYFILFTLLLISLFGLVNRRLNRHLPGARQRLKYRPQVIR, from the coding sequence ATGAGCTGCACGCAGACGATCGCCGATTATGCGCTGCGGTCCATCGGGATAGGCGAACGCTTGTTGCCGCGCAGTGATTTCACACTGTGTCAGCAATTCACGCTGATCGGCTCGGGGCTGATCTGGAACCTCTATTTCGCCATTCTTGCGCTGTTCATCGGCTTTTTCCTTGCCAATGCGCTGGCCATTGCCAAGGCCAGTCGCAACCCCTGGTTACGCAAGCCCGCCGATGCCTTCATCTTCCTGTTCCGTGGCAGCCCGTTGTTCATCCAGTTCTTTCTGGCCTATGAGGCGCTGGTCATGCTGCCCCGTGCCGGGATCGAGATCTTCGGCTTCACCGTCGCCACCAGTTGGCTGACCAAGGCCTGGGCGGGGGCGCTGATCGTGCTGGTGCTGAACACCTCTGCCTATTCGGCGCAGATCTTCCATGGTGCCCTGATGTCGGTGCCCAAGGGCGATATCGAGGCCGCAGATGCCTATGGGCTGACCGGCTGGAAGAAATTTCGCAAGGTCATCTGGCCAACGATGATGCGGCTGGCATGGCCATCCTATACCAATGAGGCGATCTTCCTGTTTCATGCCACGGCGCTGGTCTATTTCTCGGGCTTTCCGGCATTTCAGCAGCGCGGCGACAGCCTGTATTACGCCAGCTATTTCGCTGACAAGACCTTCAATCCATTTGTCGCCTATCCGATCGTCGCGGGTTATTTCATCCTGTTCACGCTGCTGCTGATTTCCCTGTTTGGCCTGGTGAACCGACGCCTGAACCGGCATCTGCCCGGCGCGCGCCAGCGGCTGAAATATCGTCCGCAGGTGATTCGCTGA
- a CDS encoding ABC transporter permease, with translation MFAQCADPAQLEGFAWLMCYLTSGKNMLFYASFGTVLLLLAVTAPVALFFGFCGAMASRSRLRLLRWGGKLYTSMVRGVPDIIFFLFVPIALDQGFEWMRHQVLCDTDEPVRQGNDFVVCAAAKLPLSSAAPWVHEAYGLFLAVLAFSVVFGAFASNVLYGAMQAVPRAQLETAEAYGMSPRQVTRRVLIPQMWSYAIPGLSNLWMILLKATPLLFLLGVEDIVYWARELGGAKTSAFAYPHPDWRLYYFLGILVFYLLMTWISERLIARLTRRLSSGQATMGGEALRKGAA, from the coding sequence ATGTTTGCACAATGCGCCGACCCCGCCCAGTTGGAGGGCTTTGCCTGGCTGATGTGTTATCTCACATCGGGCAAGAACATGTTGTTTTACGCCAGCTTCGGCACGGTTCTGCTGTTGTTGGCCGTGACGGCGCCGGTCGCGCTGTTCTTCGGGTTCTGCGGGGCGATGGCCTCGCGCTCGCGGCTGCGGCTGCTGCGCTGGGGGGGCAAGCTGTATACCTCGATGGTGCGCGGCGTGCCCGATATCATCTTTTTCCTGTTCGTGCCGATCGCGCTGGATCAGGGCTTTGAATGGATGCGCCATCAGGTGCTGTGCGATACCGATGAACCGGTCCGGCAGGGCAATGACTTTGTGGTTTGCGCAGCGGCCAAGCTGCCGCTGTCCTCGGCCGCGCCCTGGGTGCATGAAGCCTATGGGCTGTTTCTGGCGGTGCTGGCTTTTTCGGTGGTATTCGGCGCCTTCGCCTCGAATGTTCTCTACGGGGCGATGCAGGCTGTGCCGCGCGCCCAGCTGGAAACGGCCGAGGCCTATGGCATGAGCCCGCGTCAGGTGACCCGCCGGGTGCTGATTCCGCAGATGTGGAGCTATGCCATTCCCGGTCTGTCCAATCTGTGGATGATCCTGCTGAAAGCCACACCGCTGCTGTTCCTGCTGGGGGTCGAGGACATCGTCTATTGGGCGCGTGAACTGGGCGGGGCCAAGACCAGTGCCTTTGCCTATCCGCACCCCGATTGGCGGCTGTATTACTTCCTTGGCATTCTGGTGTTCTACCTGCTGATGACCTGGATATCCGAACGGCTGATCGCCAGACTGACACGCCGGCTGTCTTCGGGGCAGGCAACGATGGGCGGCGAAGCGCTGCGCAAGGGGGCCGCATGA